GTGTAGGTGTATATGCGTGGACGTAGCTAGGTATATCCGTCTGCTTGTCTCGGCGTGTGAATGTCTAAAAGGTGGAGATGTTCGAGCACGTAAACCGAAGATAGTTGGCAAAGTTGAGTTGTTCTTGGGTAAACTGACACAGCTGTTTATACATCTGTTGCCTGACTGCAGACACATTTTGGTAGACATTTTCTACATCTCTGCATTTTGCGACCCTCTTCTTTCACCAATGAACGAACTCTGCTTTTCAGTTCATCTCTTGCTAGGTTGAGGGCGATAGACATGATAACAAGCCCCACTACGATGTAGCAGGAAACGAACGTTTGTCTTACAAGTATCTCTTCATACGTCAGTTTACCATGGCGATCAGCAGGGGTGATGTCACCAAAACCAATGGTGGTGAAAGTAATGATACTAAAATAGATACAATCTACGAATGTCCACTTTTCTTCTAATAGCATCAGAATACCAGATCCTGTCATAATATACACcaacaatacaataacaatgaaaGTAACTGGTGTACTCTCGTAGGCAGGTTTTATTTCATCATACATATCTTTCCCGAGTGGTGACACGTCTTCAAGTGTTGATGCCCCAGAATTCACACTTCTCCCTGGTTTATTCCCCCACCCTAAATCAAAGTCTTCGCTCGAGGCAAGTTCAGGAGACTTCAGACCAGCCGCGTTACCTTTACCCGGCTTATCGGTAGCAATTTCCCAGCTTCCTCTTGGAGATCCGGTATCACTTACTTTCCCATCCATTATAAATGTTTCAACTTCTTCGAGACTAGTTGATGTGCCCATACGAGTCGTTGTTTGTAACCCAAATGATCCAGGAGAAACCATTTTGTCACTGTGACTCCTACCATTTTCTTGAGTGTCCGTTTGTCCTGGAAATGTTAGATCAGCTGTATGTTCGGTGATCAGTTGTTGGCAGCATACATATCTCTGCTTTACACGTTTATGGATGTATTTCAATGGAACAGCGATGAGTCTTCCTAATTTAACCAGAAATATGACAAAGAGAGGAATACCAATGACAGCGTAGAGGATGCACGCGAACCGACCTGATATTGTAACTGGGGCAATTGTTCCATAACCTGTTAAAAAGACAACACAAACGACGAAACGACTTTAAACATTATTCTTATAAATGAATGTTTACAGGGGAATATTAAAACGctatttcacatacatacatacatacatacatacatacatacatacatacatacatacatacatacatacatacatgcatacacacatacattacatatatacatacatacatacatacatacatacatacatacatacatacatacatacatacatacacacacacactcgcacacacacacacacacacgcacacacacacacacacacacacacacacacacacactcaaccGTTAATGACATGTTTGTCTTCcagaaacattttgaaaatttatgcaatagtattttcataaattcatgaacaatttaaataacaataattCCTGTATTATTTATAAGTAAGTGATTATGGGCAGTTTCACCTCGCATGACTGGTTCTCATGCTATTGTAATAAAAACCTACTTAATTAGAAAATGAAGCTCATTTACATGGTCGAATGACCTCCGATATTGCAGAGACCCAGGTCATATGACTTAAGATACTCTAGACTAGATAAAAGTGTGCAGAGAACTGAAACTGCAGGTTACTGTATTTATCAGAATGTACTATAGGGTCTAACTGTTCAGCCTACTACCAATGCATACAAGTGGAATTTTTATTCAACTGACTTGGTACCTCGATATCGGTTAGGGTAATGTAAAGACACACGACCAAATGTTGACACCAAACgtaacatgatgatgatgatgatgatgatgatgatgatgatgatgatgatgatgatgatgatgatgatgatgatgatggtggtggtggtggtggtggtggtggtggtggtggtgatggtggtggtggtggcggtggccCAAAGCAGTTGGCGAAAATCATCATAAACAACGTTAACAGATGTAATGGTTCGGTAGTGCCAGAAATCCTTTTTCATTGATGTGTTGTTAATCTTTTGGTTCGATAACGAagacaccaccaccaacaacaataacaacaacaacaatggcgcaaacaacaaaacagaaaataacaaTTGTTCTAATAAAGGGTATTAATTTTGACATCGCCAGAAACAACAGCTATACACGTACGTCACAACTGCATATTATGGCTTAGGTGTAGTCTTGATATGGCATGTTCAAAAATATCTAAATTTGTCATTATCAAACTATCCTGAGATACTTACCTATCGTGCTGACGACAGTCAAACAAAAGAAACATGCTGAAAAATAATTCCAGCGTGTGCTTTGTTGCCTGGCTAACTCTTCCCTCTTCGACTCATCATCCAATTGTCGTAGATTTTCCAGTTGCTCCATTGTAAACAAGATCCACTCTTCCATATCCATGTACCTGCTTCTGTTCCATAGCACCTCAGTCAAGTTGCGTTCAGGACGTGTCGTGTTCGCATCGTATGTCATGGGCGATATATCATTGTCAGGTCCTTCCAAAAATTGGAACAACTTCCCTCCTAACATGACGTAAGCTATGGCAGCTACAAATAGAATTGTCGTATTACGAATACTTTTCCTGAAAACGTTGAAACGACAGGCAGCATGTCGCAAACTAGCAATGCCTTTGTCCTTGTCAGGGACCAGGTCGTTTACAAACCCCATACTTCAGAAACTGGCAAGTGTAGATAGATAGCAAGCCGCTAAAATATCAACTTGAAATTCTCGAGTTTTGGCTGGCCAAAAAAAACTATA
The nucleotide sequence above comes from Glandiceps talaboti chromosome 10, keGlaTala1.1, whole genome shotgun sequence. Encoded proteins:
- the LOC144441315 gene encoding potassium channel subfamily K member 18-like, producing MGFVNDLVPDKDKGIASLRHAACRFNVFRKSIRNTTILFVAAIAYVMLGGKLFQFLEGPDNDISPMTYDANTTRPERNLTEVLWNRSRYMDMEEWILFTMEQLENLRQLDDESKREELARQQSTRWNYFSACFFCLTVVSTIGYGTIAPVTISGRFACILYAVIGIPLFVIFLVKLGRLIAVPLKYIHKRVKQRYVCCQQLITEHTADLTFPGQTDTQENGRSHSDKMVSPGSFGLQTTTRMGTSTSLEEVETFIMDGKVSDTGSPRGSWEIATDKPGKGNAAGLKSPELASSEDFDLGWGNKPGRSVNSGASTLEDVSPLGKDMYDEIKPAYESTPVTFIVIVLLVYIMTGSGILMLLEEKWTFVDCIYFSIITFTTIGFGDITPADRHGKLTYEEILVRQTFVSCYIVVGLVIMSIALNLARDELKSRVRSLVKEEGRKMQRCRKCLPKCVCSQATDV